A genomic region of Fusarium falciforme chromosome 4, complete sequence contains the following coding sequences:
- a CDS encoding TRNA wybutosine-synthesizing protein 4, whose product MPSAVAQNGHSALCDRTNDSSESQSHSDSIPLHPLGLKPLGNQYLFTGRNARRSVGAWGFLPDEVIMLVLEHFDASALLKLGHTCKFFYAFCHSDELWKPLFLQSPPKDSKDIRWQGSWRSTVLGFPGGQEIKIDCSNVFSDVLHRPFACSHVALSQFSSNIPKANQIRRFDNLTYEQYADKWTEQPFILTKCIQEWPVCSEWSIDSLLEKYAQVEFRAEAVDWPFATYCNYMKNNKDESPLYLFDRKFAEKMGITVGRDKPDAAYWRPDCFGPDLFEVLGDERPAHRWLIIGPERSGSTFHKDPNATSAWNAVIQGAKYWIMFPPTTQVPGVYVSQDSSEVTSPLSIAEWLLTFHEEARQLPECIEGICGTGEILHVPSGWWHLVVNLENGIALTQNFVPQSPSLNLVSEVISFLRDKADQVSGFDDNVRDPFGLFTERMKTSYPEVLDRALDLADRKSGKKRKWDAAVGGTEDEQQGGGGGFSFGFGGDDDDEIP is encoded by the exons ATGCCCTCGGCCGTTGCTCAGAATGGCCACAGCGCCCTCTGTGACAGGACCAATGACTCTTCCGAGTCACAATCTCACTCTGACTCAATTCCTCTGCATCCTCTAGGACTTAAGCCCCTGGGTAACCAGTATCTCTTCACGGGTCGCAATGCTCGACGCTCGGTCGGTGCGTGGGGCTTCCTCCCAGACGAGGTTATCATGCTGGTCTTGGAGCATTTTGACGCCTCAGCCCTCCTGAAGCTTGGCCACACGTGCAAGTTTTTCTACGCCTTTTGCCACTCAGACGAGTTATGGAAGCCTCTTTTCCTGCA GTCGCCCCCCAAAGACAGCAAGGACATTCGATGGCAAGGATCATGGAGGTCAACAGTTCTCGGATTCCCAGGTGGCCAGGAGATCAAGATCGACTGCAGCAACGTCTTCTCAGATGTCCTACATCGACCATTTGCTTGCAGTCATGTAGCTCTCTCTCAGTTCTCCTCCAACATTCCCAAGGCAAACCAAATCCGTCGGTTCGACAACTTGACGTACGAGCAGTATGCCGATAAATGGACTGAGCAGCCGTTCATCCTTACGAAATGCATTCAGGAGTGGCCAGTGTGTTCGGAGTGGAGTATCGATTCGCTGCTCGAAAAGTATGCCCAGGTCGAGTTCCGCGCCGAGGCCGTCGACTGGCCATTCGCAACCTACTGCAACTACATGAAGAACAACAAAGACGAGAGCCCTCTGTACTTGTTTGATCGCAAGTTTGCGGAAAAGATGGGCATCACGGTGGGCCGTGATAAGCCAGACGCCGCATACTGGAGACCAGACTGTTTCGGTCCTGACCTGTTCGAGGTTCTCGGTGATGAACGGCCTGCTCATCGTTGGCTGATCATTGGACCTGAGAGAAGCGGTTCGACCTTTCACAAGGACCCCAACGCGACGAGTGCCTGGAACGCTGTGATCCAGGGAGCCAAGTACTGGATCATGTTCCCTCCCACGACCCAGGTTCCCGGAGTCTACGTTTCCCAGGACAGCAGCGAGGTGACGAGCCCCCTCAGCATCGCTGAGTGGCTTCTCACCTTCCACGAAGAGGCACGGCAGCTCCCCGAGTGCATCGAGGGCATCTGCGGAACAGGCGAGATCCTGCATGTGCCAAGTGGATGGTGGCACCTGGTGGTCAACCTCGAGAACGGCATTGCCCTGACCCAAAACTTTGTGCCTCAGTCGCCGAGCTTGAACCTGGTGTCAGAAGTTATCTCGTTCCTGAGGGACAAGGCCGACCAAGTCAGTGGTTTCGATGACAACGTTAGAGATCCCTTTGGACTCTTCACAGAGCGGATGAAGACCAGCTACCCAGAGGTCTTGGACAGGGCGCTAGACTTGGCCGATAGAAAGAGCGGGAAGAAGCGCAAATGGGATGCCGCAGTTGGTGGAACCGAAGATGAGCAGCAAGGGGGCGGAGGCGGCTTCAGCTTTGGTTTTGGaggagatgacgatgacgagataCCCTGA